A stretch of the Klebsiella sp. WP3-W18-ESBL-02 genome encodes the following:
- a CDS encoding DUF417 family protein encodes MKNNVETQLRRLLRKTSGLDIMVLRLSVIFIFALFGTYKWFAFEANALHHLLPGTWLGALYPALGVQGLSYALGVVENITLLALIAGFFRPAVGAAGALMVAGTGIVTLSLLPQLGRIDSFIIKDVLLIGAGLVLLRHDLRRTLINRRAKQLSAVHKPRSSDALSAMG; translated from the coding sequence ATGAAAAATAACGTCGAGACACAACTGCGCCGGTTACTTCGTAAAACGTCAGGCCTGGACATTATGGTTCTGCGGCTGTCAGTGATTTTCATCTTCGCCCTGTTTGGCACCTACAAATGGTTTGCCTTCGAGGCCAATGCCCTTCACCACCTGCTGCCAGGCACCTGGCTCGGTGCGCTGTATCCGGCTCTCGGCGTTCAGGGGCTCAGCTACGCACTCGGCGTGGTGGAAAATATCACCCTTCTGGCCCTGATTGCCGGATTTTTCCGGCCGGCAGTGGGTGCAGCAGGCGCCCTGATGGTGGCAGGCACCGGCATCGTCACCCTGAGCCTTCTGCCGCAGCTGGGTCGCATTGACAGCTTCATTATCAAGGATGTTCTTCTGATTGGGGCTGGACTGGTGCTGTTGCGTCATGACCTGCGACGGACACTGATTAACCGGAGGGCGAAGCAACTCAGCGCCGTGCACAAACCCCGCTCGTCTGACGCATTGTCAGCCATGGGGTGA
- a CDS encoding DUF1471 domain-containing protein, producing the protein MKALINDVIAVFTRKAHGPVIIKSDLTEEEKAALVPVRTLSVGWVSSVDELEREVIREALEHGAAAYLISELEQARFVHARATLFA; encoded by the coding sequence ATGAAAGCACTTATCAACGACGTTATCGCTGTCTTCACCCGTAAAGCCCATGGACCGGTCATCATCAAATCCGATCTTACTGAGGAAGAAAAAGCAGCTCTGGTACCGGTCCGTACACTCTCTGTTGGCTGGGTGTCTTCCGTGGATGAGCTGGAGCGGGAGGTTATCCGCGAAGCCCTTGAACATGGCGCTGCCGCTTATCTGATTTCTGAGCTTGAGCAGGCCCGTTTCGTTCATGCCCGCGCCACGCTGTTTGCATAA